In Fusarium oxysporum f. sp. lycopersici 4287 chromosome 2, whole genome shotgun sequence, a genomic segment contains:
- a CDS encoding FKBP12-rapamycin complex-associated protein, whose translation MAQAQHVALERLEQISRGLRSRTSDDLRKRSAVQLRELVAVCHRDLSPEQFQVFYNSVNNKITQLITHGSDSSERLGGIYALDALIDFEGVDVGVKYTRFTQNLKTILRGKDINPMQPAAIALGKLCRPGGSMISEVVDSEVNTALEWLQNERVEERRYSAVLVLRELARSAPTLMYQYIPTIFDWIWIGLRDTRQLIRATSADTVSACFRILRERGQEMKQLWMSKIYNESKAGLKVNTVESIHGSLLVLKELLEQGAMYMQEHYQEACEIAFKHKDHRDPTIRKTVVLLIPDLASYSPADFAHTWLHKFMVYLSGMLKKDKERNDAFLAIGNIANSVKSAIAPYLDGVLIYVREGLSVQSRKRGSVNPL comes from the exons ATGGCGCAGGCACAGCATGTCGCCTTGGAGCGACTGGAGCAAATCTCCCGCGGTCTTCGATCAAG AACAAGCGACGATTTGCGAAAACGATCCGCCGTACAGCTTCGCGAGCTTGTAGCTGTTTGTCATCGAGACCTTAGCCCTGAACAATTTCAGGTTTTCTACAACTCAGTCAACAACAAGATTACACAGCTCATTACACATGGGAGCGACTCGTCCGAGCGACTCGGAGGCATCTACGCCCTTGATGCGCTTATTGATTTCGAAGGCGTCGACGTCGGTGTCAAATACACGCGTTTCACACAGAATCTTAAGACGATCCTTCGAGGCAAGGACATCAACCCTATGCAACCAGCTGCGATCGCGCTTGGAAAACTATGTCGACCTGGTGGATCAATGATCTCGGAAGTGGTGGACTCGGAGGTCAACACAGCTCTCGAATGGCTACAGAATGAACGCGTGGAGGAGCGACGGTACAGCGCAGTCCTCGTCCTGCGCGAATTGGCCCGAAGCGCCCCGACACTGATGTATCAATACATCCCGACAATCTTCGACTGGATCTGGATAGGACTTCGAGACACTCGGCAGCTTATTCGGGCAACGTCGGCGGATACAGTTAGCGCCTGCTTCCGAATCCTTCGCGAACGAGGCCAGGAGATGAAGCAACTCTGGATGAGTAAGATTTACAACGAGTCGAAAGCAGGTCTCAAGGTCAACACGGTCGAATCGATTCACGGTTCGTTGCTGGTTCTCAAGGAACTGCTCGAGCAGGGAGCTATGTACATGCAGGAACATTATCAAGAAGCATGTGAAATTGCCTTTAAGCACAAAGATCACAGAGATCCCACCATTCGAAAGACTGTGGTTCTTCTGATCCCAGATCTTGCCAGCTACTCACCAGCTGACTTTGCGCATACTTGGCTACACAAATTCATGGTATATCTATCAGGCATGCTGAAGAAAGACAAGGAGCGAAATGATGCCTTCCTTGCAATTGGTAACATTGCCAATTCGGTCAAGAGCGCCATTGCTCCGTACCTCGATGGTGTCTTGATCTATGTGCGAGAAGGTCTCAGCGTTCAGTCTCGCAAGAGAGGTTCAGTCAACCCG ttataa